The bacterium genome has a window encoding:
- a CDS encoding Mu-like prophage major head subunit gpT family protein: MTVIRANFADLNNANFYKIAFQGYTDHPTVHDKIFNVKDSKRATEYVSAVSGLAMPSSKAEGADMDYDTPIQLYDGSVSHTTYAQGVRLTREAMEDDEYGIMGERLFSSLGRGFNQRVETQAAAFFNNGFGSQTGPDAVAVFSASHPKNPDESTTYISNIITAADLSTTSLKSALTAFENQTDERGLKFNQKARYLLVPADLKWTAQEILSSALEPYVAENTKNVLNNSLELIVWPFLTDTDAWFLLSEKSQHTLNFFWRRKFNVKRDSDFDSDDAKYGASMRFSVYCEKAWLGTLGSAGA, translated from the coding sequence ATGACAGTCATCCGAGCGAACTTCGCAGACCTGAACAACGCGAACTTCTACAAGATCGCGTTTCAGGGCTACACCGATCATCCGACGGTGCACGACAAGATCTTCAACGTCAAGGACTCCAAGCGTGCGACCGAGTACGTGTCGGCGGTCAGCGGGCTTGCCATGCCGTCGAGCAAGGCCGAGGGCGCGGACATGGACTACGACACGCCGATCCAGCTCTACGACGGCTCCGTCTCGCACACGACCTACGCGCAGGGCGTGCGCCTGACCCGCGAGGCGATGGAGGACGACGAGTACGGGATCATGGGCGAGCGCCTGTTCTCCTCGCTCGGTCGCGGCTTCAACCAGCGCGTCGAGACGCAGGCGGCGGCGTTCTTCAACAACGGGTTCGGCTCGCAGACCGGCCCGGACGCGGTGGCCGTGTTCTCGGCGTCGCACCCGAAGAACCCCGACGAGTCCACGACCTACATCAGCAACATCATCACCGCCGCCGACCTGTCCACGACCTCGCTCAAGTCGGCGCTGACCGCGTTCGAGAACCAGACGGACGAGCGCGGCCTGAAGTTCAACCAGAAGGCGCGCTACCTGCTCGTCCCCGCCGACCTCAAGTGGACGGCGCAGGAGATCCTCTCCTCGGCGCTGGAGCCCTACGTCGCGGAGAACACCAAGAACGTGCTGAACAACTCGCTGGAGCTGATCGTCTGGCCGTTCCTCACGGACACCGACGCTTGGTTCCTCCTTTCCGAGAAGTCGCAGCACACGCTGAACTTCTTCTGGCGGCGCAAGTTCAACGTCAAGCGCGACTCGGACTTCGACAGCGACGACGCCAAGTACGGGGCGTCCATGCGCTTCTCGGTCTACTGCGAGAAGGC